The proteins below come from a single Stomoxys calcitrans chromosome 1, idStoCalc2.1, whole genome shotgun sequence genomic window:
- the LOC106084311 gene encoding H/ACA ribonucleoprotein complex subunit 2-like protein, which produces MGKIKTEPLDDTATSEALNVTNVSVKEEDTFDDKLKYVNAISQPMASKKIAKKCYKLIKKAMKHKTYLRNGLKDVQTRLRKGETGLVIFAGDVTPVDIMCHLPAVCEEKGIPYVYTPSRADLGAAMGVRRGTVALLVRENDDYKDLYDELKQDISTLYVPL; this is translated from the exons atgggCAAAATTAAGACTGAACCCTTGGATGATACTGCCACCAGCGAAGCATTGAACGTCACTAATGTCAGTGTAAAAGAGGAAGATACCTTTGATGACAAACTGAAGTATGTGAATGCTATTTCTCAACCCATGGCCAGCAAGAAAATAGCCAAGAAATGCTATAAACTTATCAAGAAGgcaatgaaacacaaaacttaTCTACGCAATGGACTTAAAGATGTACAGACACGTTTGCGTAAAGGCGAAACTGG CTTGGTCATTTTCGCTGGAGATGTTACACCTGTGGACATTATGTGCCATTTGCCTGCGGTGTGCGAAGAGAAAGGTATCCCCTATGTTTACACTCCCAGCCGTGCTGATTTGGGTGCTGCCATGGGTGTACGACGCGGTACCGTCGCTTTATTGGTTCGGGAAAATGATGACTACAAAGATTTATACGATGAACTTAAACAAGATATATCCACCTTGTACGTTCCACTGTAG